The genomic DNA TTTCGAATTGGATCAGCCAATGCTGCCGAACCTCACATTTTTGTCGGAACGTGCGATCTTTACCATCGCCGATGTTTCGGGCGAGAGGCGGCGGTTGGTGAGATAATCTTCAGCTTCGCTGCGTGCGTTGATCAAGATGTCGAGGTCGCGAACTATATTGCCTAGTTTAAAATTCTGAATGCCCGATTGGCGTGTGCCGAGGATCTCGCCCTGACCGCGAAGTTCGAGGTCCTTTTCGGCGATCTTAAATCCATCGGAGGTCTGTTCCATTATTCTGAGTCGTTCTTTGGCGACGGCGGTCTGTTTATAATCGGCGAGCAGGACGCAATAGCTCTGATCGGCACCGCGTCCGACACGACCGCGAAGCTGATGCAATTGCGACAGGCCGAAACGCTCGGCGTGTTCGATGACCATCAGCGACGCGTTAGGCACATCCACGCCGACCTCAATGACGGTCGTCGAGACAAGGATGTCAAGACGTCCGGCGACAAACTCTTTCATGATCTCTTCCTTTTCCGCCGGTTTCATTTTGCCGTGAAGCAGGCCGACGGTGTATTGCGGGAAATGGTTTGTGCGAATGTCGTTGTACATGACGGTCGCGGCTTTGAGGTCGGATTTTTCGGATTCCTCGATCAGCGGATAGACGACATAGACCTGACGGCCGAGTTTTATCTCGCGTTCGATGCCGTGATAGACGCCCTGGCGTTTGTCTTCGCCGACGACAACGGTTTTAACGGGCGTTCGGCCCGGCGGCATTTCGTCGATTATCGAAACGTCGAGATCACCGTAAACGGTCATCGCTAAACTTCTGGGAATCGGGGTCGCGGTCATGACGAGAATGTCGGGATTGTGGCCTCCCGCTTTTAATTGAGCACGCTGCATTACGCCGAAGCGGTGCTGTTCGTCGATGACGGCGAGGCCGAGTTTGGCGAATTTGACGGCGTCCTGAATGATCGCATGCGTACCGATGATGAGGTCGATCTCGCCGTTTGCGAGAGCCTCATGGATCTTTCGTTTTTCGGGGGCTTTGGTGCTGCCGATGAGGAGTTCGACACGATAGCCGGTGCCTTCGAACAGCCTTTTGGCGTTGCGTGCGTGCTGGTCGGCGAGGATCTCGGTCGGTGCCATTAAGGCGGCCTGATAGCCATTTTCCATTGCGGCATAGATCGCGAGAAAGGCGACGATAGTCTTGCCGCTGCCGACATCGCCCTGGATGAGACGGTTCATCGGAGCATCGGACCTTAGATCTGAAAAGATCTCGCCGATGACCTTTTTCTGGGCATTTGTGAGCGTGAATGGTAGAAATTGTTTGAGGCGTTCTTTGGTCGAGTCGCTGATCTCGATGACCGTTCCTTTGGGTTCTTTTTGCCGTTCGCCGCGGAGCAACTGCATTGAGAACGAGAGCCAGAAGAACTCGTCGAAAATCAACCGATGCTGCGCGGGGCTGCGAAACATTTCGTAATCGGCGATCGAAGTTCCCTCGGGCGGAAAGTGCAATTCGGCGATCGCCCGGCCGCGTGTGATCAGCTCGTTGCGTTCGAGCAGGTCTGCGGGCAATAAGTCCGGTATCGAGCCTAAATCGAGGGCCGCCATGACGCTGTGCACGATCTCACGAAGGCGTTTTGTCTGAAAAGGGCCGAGTTTGCGATAGATCGGGACTTTTCCGGTATGAATAGTGGCGAGCGATGGGTCGGACGTGTTTTCTTCGTCGTCGGTCAAGTCATCATTCCCGACAGTTGACGCAGTCGCTATCGCTCCCGGTTCTGACACTGGCGATCGCAAAGCGAACAGCCCAGGATCGTCGGCATTTGGAGGCAGGATCTCGATCTCGTCAGGTTTTGTGACTTTCAGCGAGAATATGCCTCGGTCGTCCTCTTCCCACATGCCGTAGGCGACAAGGCGGGTTCCGCGAGGAAAGCGGTCGCGGTACCAGTTGACAATGTCTTCGGCGTTCCGGCCGGAGATGAACCACTTTACTTTGACCGGTTTCATTTGCCGTCCGGCATCGCCGCCTGTTATTTCGAAGATGAAAAGCGGCGGTTTTCGCGGGTCACGGTTTCGGCCGACCTGTTTCCCATCGGCATTGCGCACGTATATCTCTACAGCGGCGTCCATTCCGTCTTCGAGTTGGTCTATCTGTAGAAAATTGGAGCGGTCTTCGTATCGCGTTGGGAAATAGTTGAGAAGGTCTTCAACCGTTACTTCCGTTACGTCGGTCTTTGAGGAAACTCCGGCGAGGGCAACCGCTAATTTCTTGGCCGCTGCCGACGAGAGTTTACCGACACCAAGTTTGTCGAGCTCCATGATCGGGGTTTGCAGGCTCAATTTCATCGAGATCCTCACGAGTTCAGTATAAACGGGTTGAAGTTCGTGTCGCGGTCGAAATAGTCTTCGTGTTCGGTCCTTTTAAGAAAAGCGATGATCTTATATGTAAAAGGTGTTGCCAAAACCTCCCACAGGACCTTGATCAAATAATTTCCGATCATGACGCTGATGACCTGTTCCGTGGACCACGTGCCGAGAAAGGCGATCGGGTAGAAGATCATGCTGTCGACAGCCTCGCCGGCGAATGTTGACCCGATCGTCCGTGTCCACAGATATTTCCCGGCGGTCAAGATCTTCATCTTGGCAAGGACGAGCGAATTAATGAATTCGCCGGCCCAGAATGCCAACAAAGAAGCTGCGACGATCCGCCAGGTTTGGCCGAAAATTAGATCGACCGCCGCCTGCGATTCGGGCGACATCGTTTTTGCCGCCGGCAGGGAAGTCACTGCCCATGCCATCAGTGAAGCAAAGATCAAGGCACCGAAACCGGCCCAGATCACTTTTCGTGAA from Acidobacteriota bacterium includes the following:
- the recG gene encoding ATP-dependent DNA helicase RecG, whose protein sequence is MKLSLQTPIMELDKLGVGKLSSAAAKKLAVALAGVSSKTDVTEVTVEDLLNYFPTRYEDRSNFLQIDQLEDGMDAAVEIYVRNADGKQVGRNRDPRKPPLFIFEITGGDAGRQMKPVKVKWFISGRNAEDIVNWYRDRFPRGTRLVAYGMWEEDDRGIFSLKVTKPDEIEILPPNADDPGLFALRSPVSEPGAIATASTVGNDDLTDDEENTSDPSLATIHTGKVPIYRKLGPFQTKRLREIVHSVMAALDLGSIPDLLPADLLERNELITRGRAIAELHFPPEGTSIADYEMFRSPAQHRLIFDEFFWLSFSMQLLRGERQKEPKGTVIEISDSTKERLKQFLPFTLTNAQKKVIGEIFSDLRSDAPMNRLIQGDVGSGKTIVAFLAIYAAMENGYQAALMAPTEILADQHARNAKRLFEGTGYRVELLIGSTKAPEKRKIHEALANGEIDLIIGTHAIIQDAVKFAKLGLAVIDEQHRFGVMQRAQLKAGGHNPDILVMTATPIPRSLAMTVYGDLDVSIIDEMPPGRTPVKTVVVGEDKRQGVYHGIEREIKLGRQVYVVYPLIEESEKSDLKAATVMYNDIRTNHFPQYTVGLLHGKMKPAEKEEIMKEFVAGRLDILVSTTVIEVGVDVPNASLMVIEHAERFGLSQLHQLRGRVGRGADQSYCVLLADYKQTAVAKERLRIMEQTSDGFKIAEKDLELRGQGEILGTRQSGIQNFKLGNIVRDLDILINARSEAEDYLTNRRLSPETSAMVKIARSDKNVRFGSIG
- a CDS encoding queuosine precursor transporter encodes the protein MAAFVAVLLCANLIGVHKVSSVNLPFYGEYIYGTGVLFFPLSYLFGDILTEVYGYARSRKVIWAGFGALIFASLMAWAVTSLPAAKTMSPESQAAVDLIFGQTWRIVAASLLAFWAGEFINSLVLAKMKILTAGKYLWTRTIGSTFAGEAVDSMIFYPIAFLGTWSTEQVISVMIGNYLIKVLWEVLATPFTYKIIAFLKRTEHEDYFDRDTNFNPFILNS